The Amycolatopsis umgeniensis DNA segment GCACGTTGACGTCGAGCATCTTGCGCACGTCGGCGGGGTCCAGTTCGGCGACGAGCCCGGTGATCTCGACACCGGCGTTGTTCACCACGATGTCCAGCCCGCCGAGTTCGCCGATGACCGCGGTGATCGCCTGTTCCCAGCTCCGCTCGTCGGTGACGTCCAGCCGGACGAAGCCCGCCGCGGCGCCTTTCTGCTTGATCTGGTCGGCGGTGGCACGCCCGAGATCCTCCTGGACGTCGCCGATGACCACCGAGGCGCCTGCCAGGGCGAGCGCTTCGGCCATCCCGGCTCCCAGGCCCTGCGCTCCGCCCGTGACCAGGGCTTTCCGGCCCGAAAGGTCGTACGAACCCATGGACTTCTCCTCCTTGAGACGGTCCGCGGTTGCGGTGTGGGTCACATCCTGAGCCAGTTTTGGACAGTCGTCAAGATTTTCTTGGACAGATGTCAAGATTTCCGCGACGCTAGACTGTGGGCCCCGCGGCAGGCGCGGACTCCCGGACCGGACAGGAACTCGTGGTGACCGAGACGAGCGAGCGGATCGCACGCCGGAGCGTGGACAAGTTCGCGCAGCGCCGCGCGGAACTGGCGGAATCCACGCTGCAGGCGCTGTCCGAACTGGGGTACGCCAGGACGAGCCTGCGGGAGATCGCGCAGAAGTCGAACTTCTCGCACGGAGTGCTGCACTACTACTTCACCGACAAGGTGGAACTGCTGACCTACGCGGTCCGCAAATTCGAAGAAGTGTGTGTGACCCGCTACGACGAGGCCGTCGCCGCCGCGCGGTCGGCCGACGAACTCAAGCAGGGCTTCGGCTCCGCGATGGCGGGCACGCTGCGAGCGGACGCCACGATGCATCGGCTGTGGTACGACCTGCGGAACCAGAGTCTGTTCGAGTCGGCGTTCCGCGCGGACGTCCTCGAAATCGACACCCAGCGGCAGGCGATGATCTGGCGGGTCGTCGAGCGCTACGCCGAACTCGCCGCCGCGTCCCCGGTCGTGACGCGGCAAATCGCGTACGCCGCCTTCGACGGGGTGTTCCAGCAGGCGCTGCTGCATCATCTCGCCGGCGAAGAGGGCGCGAGCGATGATCTCGCTCAGGACGCCGGGGCGCTGCTCGGGCGGTTGGTGACCGGCGGCTGACGACCCGCGGAACTGTCGGTCCCCTGTGCGACCCTGCGTGGATGATCGTCGTGTTCGATGCCGAACTCTGGGTGTGGGACGCCCGCCGCGGGGAGACCTGGACCTTCGTCAGCCTGCCCGCTGACATTTCCGAGGAGATCCGTGAGATCACGGATGGCCCGCGCCGGGGGTTCGGCGCGGTCCGTGTCCAGGTCGGCATCGGCGGCAGCAGATGGAAGACGTCGATCTTCCCGGATTCGAAGCGGGGCGCCTATGTGCTGCCGGTCAAGAAAGCGGTCCGCAAGGCCGAAGGGCTCGAGGAGGGTGATTCAGCGAAGGTGACGGTCGAACTGATCGACCTCTGAGCGCCGGCTGGGAGACCGCGCGCGGAACTCCGCCGCAGGTCCACCACGGGCTGAAGGGAACCTTCCCCGCGTCTCACGCGGTGAAGGGCGCTTTACCCCCATGCCACGCGGTGAAAGGCCCCTTCGGCCCAGGTTCGGGCTTCGCGTCCCTATCCGGCGCTGATCCCGGCGAGGCGGGACGCTACTCCTCGGTGAGTTCGGCCAGCTGATCCGCGGCGGCCTGGTTGCCGCGTTCGGCCAGCCGCCGCAACTCGTCCAGCGCACCGAGTTCGGTCGCCGTTTCGATCAGCTGGTCCGCGGCGTCGCTGCTGCCGCCGTCGGCCAGTCGCCGGAGCTCGTCCAGGTCGCCGCGTTCACCCGCGAGTTCGATCAGTTCGTCGACGGCGTCCCGATCCCCGGCCGCGGCGCGCTTCCGCAACTCGTCCAGCTCGCTCATGGTCACCAGGTTACGGGCGTTCGTTCACCGTGATGGCGGCGCCGGGGCAGACGCTCGCCGCTTCGCGGGCGACGTCGTGCAGTCCGGGGCCGGGCGTTTCCTCCAGCAGGAGCACGATGCCGTCTTCCTCGCGCTGGTCGAACACGTCGGGCGCGAGCAGCACGCAGGTTCCGGCGCCGCAGCACCTGTCCTGGTCGACGGTGATCTTCATGGTCGTTTTCCTCCGTCCGGGCCGGGGGTGGCCGGTGCCAGCCAGATCCCGGCGAGTGCGTCGATGAGCCCGGTCGCGGCGTCCTGCCAGGTCGACCGGGGAGTGGGGGTGCCCTCGGCGAGGGCGCGTTCGCGTTCGGCGACCATGTGGACCAGCAACTGCCGGGCCATGTCGCCGCGTTCGGCGCGGACGTCGGCGGGCAGCTCGGGCAGGCAGCGGTGCAGCCCTTCGACGATCCGCACCAGTGACGGTGACGTCAGCGATTCCTCGACCATGATCGGGCGGAGCGCGGGGTCGGTCATCACCTGCGCGCCGAAGCGCGCGAACCACGTGGGACTGCCGATCGTCGCCAGATGCTCGGCGACCGGGGTGACCAGGCAGCCGATCCAGTCCCGCAGTTCCGTGCTTTCGCCGATGCCTGCCAGCATCCGGCGGCGGATCTCTTCGATCTGCCCCGAATGCCGCCGCGCGATCGCGCGGACCAGATCGGCCTTGGTGCCGAAGTGGTAGCCGACAGCGGTGTTGTTGCCCTGCCCCGCCGCCTCGCTGACCTGGCGGTTGGACACCGCGAACACGCCGTGTTCGGCGAACAGGCGCTCCGCGGCGGTCAGGATCAGTTCCCGCGTCGCGTGCGCGCGTTCGGCGCGGGCACCGGTGATCTCACTCGTCATGGGCATCACCATCGCACGGGCAGTTCCCGTAGTCCGCCGACGGCGAGCCCTTCGACCTTGCGCAGGTCCGCGGCCTCGACGGCGAGTTCCAGCGTGGGCAGTTTCTCCAGCAGGACACCGAGGACGACCTGCAGTTCGGTGCGGGCGAGCGGCTGTCCCAGACACGCGTGCGCCCCGGCGCCGAACGCGAGATGCGGGTTCGGGCTGCGCTCGAGCGTCATGTCGGCCGCTGCCTCGAACGCTGTCTCGTCACGGTTGGCCGAGGCCATGCTGCACAGCGCGGTGGTTCCGGCGGGCAAGAGCGTTCCGCCGACTTCGAAGTCCTCGGTGAGGTAGCGCGACATCCCGATACCCGCGTTCGCGTCCATGCGCAGGGATTCCTCGACGGCGGTGCGGATCAGGGACCGGTCCTCGAGCAGCGCCTCCCAGCGGCTCCGGTCCTCCAGCAGCATCGCCACCATCTTGGCGATCATGTTCGCGGTGGTCTCGTGCCCGGCGATCAGCAGGCCGATCCCGGTGGCGACGAGCAGCGCGTCCGACCAGCGCTCGCCGTCGACGTCGGTGTCGGCGATGAGCGCGCTCAGGATGTCCTCGCCCGGCTCGGCTCGTTTGTCCGCGATGTGCCCGCCCATGTACCGGCCGAATTCCGCCTGCGCGACGTCGAACTCCGCCTGCGTGTAGCGGGTCATGCTGAGCATCACGTCGGACCAGTGGGCGAACCGTTCCCGGTCGGTGTCCGGGACGCCGAGCATGTCGCAGATGACCCACACCGGCAGCGGAAAGGCCAGGCCCGCCTTGAGATCCGCGGGTTCGCCCTTCGCGACCATCTCGTCGATCAGCTGGACGGCCATCGCCTCCATCCGGGGCCGCAGCGCGTTCATCCGCTTGACGGTGAACCATTTGCCGAGCATCCGGCGCCACTTCAGATGCGCTTCGCCGTGCTGGGGGATGACGCCTGCCATCTCGCTGTTGAAAACCCCGCCCGATTCGGTGTCCGCAACCCGCGCCGCGTTGTCCGAGGGGGTCGGCCTGGTGAACCGCGGATCGGACAGGACCCGTTTGACGTCCGCGTAGCGAGTGATCAGCGCCGCCTCGTCCCCGCTGGCGAGCGTGACCTTGGCGACCGGGCACTTCGAGCGGAATTCGGCCCATTCGGCCGGCGGCGCCAGTGCCGCCTCGGTCGGGAACGGGAAGCTCGGCAGCGTCATCGACGGCTCCTTCGGCGTGGTGGTGGCGTGACGCACACAGTGCCCGGACTGTTGGTATAAGTCAATCAACTGACTTAAGTTGGTTCCGTTTGCTCCCGCTCTCCCCGGAGGCCCCGTATGACTCAGCCCGTGCCGCGCCCTCAAGTGGTCGTGGTGGTGCTAGCGCTGGGCGGGATCGTGGTCTCGCTGATGCAGACCCTGGTCATCCCGCTGATCCCGAAACTGCCGGAACTCTTGGACGCGTCGGCCGCCGACGCCACCTGGGTCATCACGGCCACGTTGCTCGCGAGCGCCGTCGCGACGCCGGTCGTGGGCAGGCTCGGCGACATGTACGGGAAGCGGCGGATGCTGCTGCTCAGCCTCGGCATGCTGATCGCGGGTTCGGTCGTCGCCGGGCTCAGCGACACGCTGGTGCCGATGGTCGCCGGCCGGGTGCTGCAAGGTTTCGCGGCCGGGGTGATCCCGCTCGGGATCAGCATCATGCGTGACGAACTCCCGGCCGAAAGGCTCGCTTCGGCGACCGCGACGATGAGCGCGTCACTCGGTGTCGGTGGCGCCCTCGGCCTGCCCGCGGCCGCGTTGCTCGCCGAGAACGCCGACTGGCATCTGCTGTTCTGGACCGCGGCCGCGCTCGGGGTCATCGTGACCGCGCTCGTGGTCGCGTTCGTGCCCGAATCGAGCGTGCGCACCGGCGGCCGGTTCGATCTCGTCGGCGCGGCGGGACTCTCCACCGCGTTGGTCTGCCTGTTGCTGGCGATCTCGAAGGGCGCGCAGTGGGGTTGGGGGAGCGGCCGGACGCTGGGGCTGTTCGCCGCGGCCGCGGCGATTCTGCTGCTCTGGGGCTGGTACGAACTGCGCTCGGCCCGCCCGCTGGTGGACCTGCGGACGACTGTCCGGCGTCAGGTCCTGCTGACGAACCTGACGTCGATCGTGTTCGCGTTCGCCATGTTCGCGCAGTCGCTGGTACTGCCACAGATCCTGCAGTTGCCCGCCGCGACCGGCTACGGACTGGGGCAGACCATGCTCGTCACCGGTCTGGTGCTGGTGCCGTCCGGTGTCGTGATGATGCTGACCGCCCCGCTGTCCGCGCGGATCACGAAGGCTCGCGGCGCCAAGGTGACGCTCATGCTCGGCGCACTCGTGGTCGCCGCCGGCTACGGACTCGGCACCGTCCTGATGGCGAGCGTGTGGCATCTCGTACTGGTTTCCGCCACGATCGGCGCGGGGATCGGGCTCGCTTACGGCTCGATGCCCGCGCTGATCATGGGCGCGGTCCCGGTGTCGGAGACGGCGGCCGCCAACAGTCTCAACACCTTGATGCGCGCGATCGGCACCTCGGTCTCCAGCGCCGTCGCGGGCGTGATCCTCGCTCAGCTGACCGTCTCTTTCGGGCCCGTGCAGGTGCCGTCCCAGGGCGGATTCCGGTTGATCATGGGACTCGGCTCCGCGACGGCGCTCCTCGCACTGGCGATCGCCGCGTTCATCCCAGGTCTGACTTCGCCAGCTTCGACGGCCACCAGATCTTCCGTCCGACATCCACCGCCAGCGCCGGTACCAGCAACGAGCGCACCAGAAGCGTATCGAGCAGAACGCCGAACGCGACGATGAACGCCAGCTGAGCGAGGAAGAGGATGGGCAGGACGGCCAGCGCGGCGAAGGTCGCGGCGAGTACGACGCCCGCGGACGTGATCACCCCGCCGGTGACACGCAGTCCGCGCAGCGTCCCGTCGCGCGTGCCGATCCTTCCCGCCTCTTCGCGGACCCGGGTCATCAGGAAGATGTTGTAGTCGATCCCCAGTGCGACAAGGAAGACGAAGCCGAACAACGGGACGACCGGATCGGCGCCGGGGAAGTCGAAGACGTGGTTGAACACCAGCGCCGAGACACCCATCGTCGCGGCGAAGGACAGCACCACCGTGCCGATCAGCAGCAGCGGCGCGAGCAGTGAGCGCAGCAGCAGGGCGAGCACGAGGAAGATCACGACCAGGACGATCGGGATGATCACCATGCGGTCGTGCTCGGATGTCTCCCTGGTGTCGAGCAGGGTCGCCGTCGGTCCGCCGACCTTGGTGCCGTCGACGGGATGGACGGCCGCGCGGAGTCGTTCGACCGTCGCGACGGCGGCGTCGGAGTCCGGGGGGTCGGCCAGTACCGCGTCGATCTTGGCCAGCCCGCCCGCTTCGCCACTCTGCCGGACCTCCGAAACGCCGGGGACACGCGACAACGCGGTGACAGCTTGAGCTTGGCCTGCTGGAGTGATGATCACGGTGGGGGAGCCGGAACCGCCGGGGAAGTAGCGCGACAGAACTTCCTGCCCCGCGACGGAATCGACCGGGGTGAGGAAGACGTCGGACTGCGCGGTGCCGGAAGCCTTGAGCTGCGGGAGGAACGCGCCGCCCGCGAGCAGGACGACGGTCGTCACGATCCAGACCGTGCGCGGCGCGCGAGAGATCCAGCCCGCGACGCGGCCCCAGAGTCCGCCGGTCTCCTCCTTCGGCGGGGCGACCGCCGGCCGGAAGGGCCAGAAGGCGTTGCGGCCGCACAGCGCGAGGACGGCGGGCAGGAACGTGATGGTCGTGAGGAAGGCGGCGCCGATGCCGATGGCGGCGACCGGGCCGAGTCCCTTGTTGGAGTTCAGGTCGCTGAACAGCAGGCAGAGGACGCCGAGGATCACGGTCCCGGCCGACGCCGCGATCGGTTCGATGGTCGAGCGCCAGGCGGTGCGGAGCGCGGCGCGGGCGTCGTCGGACGTCCGGAGTTCTTCGCGATAGCGCGAAATCATCAGGAGCGCGTAGTCCGTGGCGGCGCCGAAGACGAGGATGAACAGGATTCCCTGACTCTGTCCGTTCAGGGCCAGCACGTCGTTGTCCGCGAGCAGGTACACCGCGAGACTCGCCGACCCCAGCGCGAACACGGCCGACAGCAGGACGAGCAGGGGGAGCAGCGGGCTCCGGTAGACGATGATCAGGATCAGCGCGACCACCGCGCCCGCGACCAGCAGTAGCAGTCCGTCGATCCCGCCGAAGGCCTCCTTGAGGTCGGCGACCTGCGCGGCGGGGCCGGTCACGAGCACTTTCAACCCGTCGGGTGTGTCACGAGCGAGCGCGTCACGCAGTGCCTCGACGCCGTCCCCGGGGTCGCTCGTGGCATCCAGGAGCACGACGACCTGCGCACCCGCGTTGCTCTCCGGCGCCGGGATGAGCCGCGCGTTCGACGTCCGGTCGGCGAGGAACCGCTTGTCGCCGTCGGTCAGCCCCGAAGGCCGCTCGGCGACGACGATCGCGGGGATGACGGCGGCGCTGGAGAACTGCTTCTGGAGCTCGCCGACCTCGGTCGCCTCGGCCGAAGCGGGCAGAAAACTGCTGCTGTCGTTCTCCGTGACCTGGCTCAGCTTGCCGGCGTACGGGCCGCTGAACCCGCCGAAGATCAGCCAGGCGACCGCGACGAGCGCGGGCAGCAGCCACCGCAGACGTGACCGCGTGCGGGCGGGGCGTTCGACTTCCGAGATCATGAACGGATGGCTCCTGTGACAAGGCTATTTCGACGAGTGAATAGTTCGACCATCGAAATAGTAGAGTGGTCACCCGGACGGGGCAACGGGAGGGGAGGTTTCGGACATGGCCAAGGGCGCTGAAGACGACGTCGAAGAGGTCACGGACGCTTTGCTCGTCCTCCTGCTGCGGCAGCTGACCGTCGAGTCGGACCGGTTCGCCGAGATGTTCGGTGAGGCGCACGGCCTGCACCGGACCGACCTCAACGCGCTCGCGGTGATCATGGACGCGGCCAGGATGGGGACCCCCATGAGCCCGAGCAGGCTCGCGAGCGCGCTGCACCTGAGCGCGTCCGCGACGACGTCGGTGCTGGACAGGCTCGAGCGCGCCGGGCACCTCTACCGGGACCGGAGCGCGACCGACCGGCGCAAGGTCGAGTTGCGGATGCACGATCAGGCGCGGCGGATCGGCGCCGAGTTCTTCCTGCCGCTCGGTGCGAGCTTCTCCGCGGCGTGGCGGGTCCTGGGGGAGGACGAGCGGCGGACGGTCGCCCGGTTTCTCCGGAGCAGCATCGCCGCGACCGTCGAGGTCCGGGGGCGGCTCGCTCCCTGACGGGTCACTCGGACTGCGCTTCTCGCATTCCCCGGGAACACTCGGGGAATGCGATGTGTGGTGCTCGGTGCGACGGGATATGTCGGCGGACGGCTGGTGCCGCAGCTGCTCGACGCGGGCCACGAGGTGCGCGTGGTGGCCCGCTCCCCGGAGAAGGTCGCCGAAGAGCCGTGGCGTGACCTGGTCGAGGTCGAACGCGGCGACGTCACCGATCCGGCCTCGATCGAGACGGCCCTGACCGACGGCGAGGTGGTCTACTACCTCGTGCATTCGTTGGCGCGCAAGGACTTCGTCGAGGTCGACAGGGAGGCTGCGCGGACGGTCGCCGAGGCCGCGAAGACGGCGGGCGTGCGGCGGCTGGTGTACCTGGGCGGCATCGTGCCGGACGACGAAGAGCTGTCGCCGCATCTCGCGTCCCGTGCCGAAGTGGGCCGGGTCCTGCTGGACTCCGGGGTGCCCGCCGTCGTCCTGCAGGCGGCGGTGATCATCGGCTCTGGCTCGGCGAGCTTCGAGATGCTGCGCTACCTGACCGAGCGGCTTCCGGCGATGATCACCCCCAGATGGGTGCACAACCGGATCCAGCCGATCGCGATTCGCGACGTGCTGCATTACCTCGTGCACGCGGCGGAGCTGCCGTCCGAAGTGAACGGCGCCTTCGACATCGGCGGCCCCGACGTCCTGACGTACCTGGAGATGATGCGCCGCTACGCCGTCGTCGCCGGTCTGCCGAGGCGGGCCGTCGTACCCGTGCCGGTGCTGACGCCGTGGCTGTCCGCGCAGTGGGTCAACCTGGTCACGCCTGTGCCGAAGTCGATCGCCGTACCGCTGATCGAATCGCTGGTGCACGAGGTGGTCTGTCACGATCACGAGATCGCCGGGCACATCCCCGATCCGGAAGCGGGCCTGACCCACTACGAACACGCCGTCGAACTGGCCCTGACCCGGATCCGCAACGCCGACGTCCCGACCCGCTGGTCGGACGCGTCGACCGCTTCCGCGCCGTCGGATCCGCTGCCGAGCGACCCGGACTGGGCGGGCGGGACCGTCTACGAGGACAAGCGCGAACAGAAGACGGACGCCTCGCCGGAGGCGCTGTGGGACGTCATCGAGTCCATCGGCGGGGAACACGGCTGGTACTCGTTCCCGCTGGCGTGGTCGGTCCGCGGCTGGGCCGACCGGCTCGTCGGCGGCGTCGGGTTGCGGCGCGGCCGCCGGGATCCGCGACGGCTGCACCTCGGCGAGGCACTGGACTGGTGGCGCGTCGAATACCTCGACCGGCCGCGGCTGCTGAGGCTGCGGGCGGAGATGAAGCTGCCGGGGCGCGCGTGGCTCGAACTCGGCGTCGAGTCCGATGAGGACGGTGGGACCATCTACCGGCAGCGGGCGGTGTTCGAGCCGCACGGACTGGCCGGGCACGCGTATTGGAAGGCGATCGCGCCGTTCCACGGCGTCGTCTTCGGCGGGATGGTCCGCAACATCACCGGTGCGGCGCAAGGAGAAGCCGGCGGCTCGTGAGTGGTAAAGGCGGTTCTGCGCTGAATCGTCACTCGCGGCCGCTGTGACCGCTGGTGCGAGTGAGGCGGACGTGGCGATCCGCAAGTCCGTGAAGGCCTCCTTCACTACCTTCAGGGTAGGGAAGGAGGCCTTCACGGACCGAACCTACGTTCTCACCGGCCACTTACAGCGCCGGATAGGCGTTCTTCAGCAGTTCCTGGAACTGCGCCGAGAACCAGTGCCCGGACAGCGGCGCGTCGGGCAGCGCTCCGGACAGGTTGTTCTGGTTCCGCGGGTTACCGGTGTACGTCGGGTCGCACATCCGGTCGAAACCTTTGCCTTCGGTGTTCGGGATCTCTTTGCTCGCACCGTCGGACTCACCCGGCGGCTTGATCCAGACGTAGGCGTCGATCCCGGTCTCCGGAGCGGCCTTCGGACGTTCGCCGAGGCCCGCGCCCGACTGATTGCACCAGTTCCCGAGGTGGATACGGCGATCGGTCCTGCCCCCGTTCACGTAGGCGTCCACGGTGGTGGACGGGCCGGGGCCGGTCGGCCGCGCGGTGCCGCCCCAGCCGTTGCGCGAGGTGTCGATCAGCATGCCGACGTCCGACGGGAATCCGGCGCGGATGGCTTCCTGCCGGAACGCCTGAGCGTAGGACAGCTCGTCGACGTAGCGGTTCCAGTCGACCCACTTCGACGTCCGCACCGAAGTTCCGCCGACACTGTCGTTCACGGTGAAGTACGGCTCCTTGAGTGCGCCGTAGTTCGCGGTGTTCGCGATGAAACCGTGCACGTTGGCCGTGGTGCCGCCCGAGGCCCGAGCGGCCTGGGCGAAGAGCGCGGCGGACGGGGCGAGGTTGTCGTCCCAGCCGAGCCAGCCGTGGTGCCCGGCGTCGATGTAGTTGTAGACGTTGGGGATCGCGCCGAACTTCGCCAGCGCGTAGCCGACGCCGGAGACGTAGTTCCCGTTGGCCTTCATGACGTCGCACTGGGGTGTGGCCGTCGGCCGGGGTGTCACGTTGGTGACCAGGTTCGGCAGTGAGTCGATCTCGATCACGGTCACCACGTGCAGTGCCGAGTACTTCGGGTCGGCGAGGATCGTGGCGATGGGGTCGATGTAGTCCGTCTTGTACTTCGGGAGTTCGTCGGCCTTGAGTTCGCCGTTCGACGCGAGTGCGGCGCAGTCGCGGCCCGGCAGGTTGTAGATCACCAGCTGGACCACCACCGGTTTCCCGGCGGCCTGCCGGAGCGCTCCGTCGAGATGTCCGCGTAGCCCGAGGTTCGTGCCAGTGCCCGCGATGGCGGCGATCCGGTCGAGCCAGACGCCGGTGGGCTGGTTCGCGATCCGGCCGCCTCCCGGTTCCGCGGCGGCCTTGGCCGACCATTCCGGGTTCACGTACACGTCGGCGTCGGCGTAGGGGTTGTCCGCCTTGGGGCCGCCGGGGCCGGGGGTCGTGGTGGTGGTCGGGACGGTGGAACCGGTACAGGTGGTGCCCTTCAGGGTGAAGACCGTGGGCTTCCCGTTGGTGCCGGAGAAGCTTCCGTTGAATCCGGGGGAGGCGGTGGCGCCGGTACCGAGCGAACCGTTCCATCCCGCGTCGCGGACCGTCACCCCCTTGCCCTGCTGGGTGAAGGTCCCGTTCCAGCCCTGCTGGACCTGCTGATCGCCGGGGAAGTCCCAGCCCAGCGTCCAGCCACCGCTGATCGGGTCGCCGAGGTTTGTGACGGTCACGGTGGCCCCGAAACCGGTGTCCCATTGGTTGGTGATCGTGTAGTCGACCTTGCAGCCCGGCGCCGCTTGGGCGCTCGAGCCCAGCACCACCGGCACCGTCACCATCGCCAGCACCGCGGTGACGGCCAGCGGTGCCGAAACACCCTTTCTGCGGAATCTCATTCGTCGCCTCCTTGCGACCGGGATCCGATTTATGGGAGCGCTCCCATCGGGACCGTAAAGGGGTCGCATCCGTCGAGACAAGGTCGTCGGGTCCGAAATATGGGATCGCTCCCAGAAGGCGACGAAAGGACTGAGCCGCCCGGGGGAAGGCTCGCCCTGACGGACGCGGAGCCTTCCGCCGAACAGCGGTGATCAGGCTTTGAGCGCCTTCATGGTGTCTTCGGCGCTTTTCTTGACCTTGTCCCGCACTTCCTGCTCGACGGTGGGCCACGCCGCGGTATCGCGGGAGATGCCGGTCCCGGTGACGGTGAGGACCAGCGAGCCGTGCCGGACGAGGTACTTGTAGAGCCACAGGTCGTCGGACACCCACGGCTTCGAGTCGTCGTGCTGCCGGTACAGATACGCCGCGGTGCCGAGGCCTTCCACGTCGGTGACGGTGAGGTCGGTACCGGGTCCGCTCCGCTTGTCGTCGTTCTTCCGGAAGTCGTCGTACATGACCTTGGCGGCGGATTCGCCCGACGGATGGATCGCGATGAACGTCGTCAGCGTGACGTAACCGCCGGAACCTTCGAACTCCATCGCGCAGTTCCCGCCTTCGAGCCCGCTGACGAGGTTGCTCGGCGTCTTGGACGGGGAGTCCTTGGTGAGGGCCTCGAAGTCGGCCGTGTTCACCACCGCGCACGCGTCGCCGCCGTTGAGACGGTAGGTGGGCGGCGGCTCGGGTTCGGAGGAGCAGCCTGCGACGGTGGTGACGGCGAGAGCCGCGAGAAGCGCTCCGCGGAGGCGGTGGGCGGGCATGACCGGATGGTGACAGCGGGTTCACCGTGCCATGAGGGCATTTGTGCCCGGCCGTATGGGATCGTGAGCGGATGAGGATCTTGCTCGTGGAGGACGAGCGGCGGCTGGCCGAATCGCTGCGGGCGGGGCTGAGCGCCGAGGGTTACGCCGTGGACGTCGCGCACAGCGGCCGTGACGCGCTTTGGTACGCCGCCGAACATCCGTACTCCGCGATGATCCTCGACATCATGCTGCCCGGTCTCAACGGCTACCGCGTCTGCCGAAGGTTGCGCGAACGAGGTGAC contains these protein-coding regions:
- a CDS encoding TetR family transcriptional regulator, which gives rise to MTETSERIARRSVDKFAQRRAELAESTLQALSELGYARTSLREIAQKSNFSHGVLHYYFTDKVELLTYAVRKFEEVCVTRYDEAVAAARSADELKQGFGSAMAGTLRADATMHRLWYDLRNQSLFESAFRADVLEIDTQRQAMIWRVVERYAELAAASPVVTRQIAYAAFDGVFQQALLHHLAGEEGASDDLAQDAGALLGRLVTGG
- a CDS encoding DUF1905 domain-containing protein; amino-acid sequence: MIVVFDAELWVWDARRGETWTFVSLPADISEEIREITDGPRRGFGAVRVQVGIGGSRWKTSIFPDSKRGAYVLPVKKAVRKAEGLEEGDSAKVTVELIDL
- a CDS encoding ferredoxin; this translates as MKITVDQDRCCGAGTCVLLAPDVFDQREEDGIVLLLEETPGPGLHDVAREAASVCPGAAITVNERP
- a CDS encoding TetR/AcrR family transcriptional regulator, whose protein sequence is MTSEITGARAERAHATRELILTAAERLFAEHGVFAVSNRQVSEAAGQGNNTAVGYHFGTKADLVRAIARRHSGQIEEIRRRMLAGIGESTELRDWIGCLVTPVAEHLATIGSPTWFARFGAQVMTDPALRPIMVEESLTSPSLVRIVEGLHRCLPELPADVRAERGDMARQLLVHMVAERERALAEGTPTPRSTWQDAATGLIDALAGIWLAPATPGPDGGKRP
- a CDS encoding cytochrome P450, with protein sequence MTLPSFPFPTEAALAPPAEWAEFRSKCPVAKVTLASGDEAALITRYADVKRVLSDPRFTRPTPSDNAARVADTESGGVFNSEMAGVIPQHGEAHLKWRRMLGKWFTVKRMNALRPRMEAMAVQLIDEMVAKGEPADLKAGLAFPLPVWVICDMLGVPDTDRERFAHWSDVMLSMTRYTQAEFDVAQAEFGRYMGGHIADKRAEPGEDILSALIADTDVDGERWSDALLVATGIGLLIAGHETTANMIAKMVAMLLEDRSRWEALLEDRSLIRTAVEESLRMDANAGIGMSRYLTEDFEVGGTLLPAGTTALCSMASANRDETAFEAAADMTLERSPNPHLAFGAGAHACLGQPLARTELQVVLGVLLEKLPTLELAVEAADLRKVEGLAVGGLRELPVRW
- a CDS encoding MMPL family transporter encodes the protein MISEVERPARTRSRLRWLLPALVAVAWLIFGGFSGPYAGKLSQVTENDSSSFLPASAEATEVGELQKQFSSAAVIPAIVVAERPSGLTDGDKRFLADRTSNARLIPAPESNAGAQVVVLLDATSDPGDGVEALRDALARDTPDGLKVLVTGPAAQVADLKEAFGGIDGLLLLVAGAVVALILIIVYRSPLLPLLVLLSAVFALGSASLAVYLLADNDVLALNGQSQGILFILVFGAATDYALLMISRYREELRTSDDARAALRTAWRSTIEPIAASAGTVILGVLCLLFSDLNSNKGLGPVAAIGIGAAFLTTITFLPAVLALCGRNAFWPFRPAVAPPKEETGGLWGRVAGWISRAPRTVWIVTTVVLLAGGAFLPQLKASGTAQSDVFLTPVDSVAGQEVLSRYFPGGSGSPTVIITPAGQAQAVTALSRVPGVSEVRQSGEAGGLAKIDAVLADPPDSDAAVATVERLRAAVHPVDGTKVGGPTATLLDTRETSEHDRMVIIPIVLVVIFLVLALLLRSLLAPLLLIGTVVLSFAATMGVSALVFNHVFDFPGADPVVPLFGFVFLVALGIDYNIFLMTRVREEAGRIGTRDGTLRGLRVTGGVITSAGVVLAATFAALAVLPILFLAQLAFIVAFGVLLDTLLVRSLLVPALAVDVGRKIWWPSKLAKSDLG
- a CDS encoding MarR family winged helix-turn-helix transcriptional regulator, with the protein product MAKGAEDDVEEVTDALLVLLLRQLTVESDRFAEMFGEAHGLHRTDLNALAVIMDAARMGTPMSPSRLASALHLSASATTSVLDRLERAGHLYRDRSATDRRKVELRMHDQARRIGAEFFLPLGASFSAAWRVLGEDERRTVARFLRSSIAATVEVRGRLAP
- a CDS encoding SDR family oxidoreductase gives rise to the protein MRCVVLGATGYVGGRLVPQLLDAGHEVRVVARSPEKVAEEPWRDLVEVERGDVTDPASIETALTDGEVVYYLVHSLARKDFVEVDREAARTVAEAAKTAGVRRLVYLGGIVPDDEELSPHLASRAEVGRVLLDSGVPAVVLQAAVIIGSGSASFEMLRYLTERLPAMITPRWVHNRIQPIAIRDVLHYLVHAAELPSEVNGAFDIGGPDVLTYLEMMRRYAVVAGLPRRAVVPVPVLTPWLSAQWVNLVTPVPKSIAVPLIESLVHEVVCHDHEIAGHIPDPEAGLTHYEHAVELALTRIRNADVPTRWSDASTASAPSDPLPSDPDWAGGTVYEDKREQKTDASPEALWDVIESIGGEHGWYSFPLAWSVRGWADRLVGGVGLRRGRRDPRRLHLGEALDWWRVEYLDRPRLLRLRAEMKLPGRAWLELGVESDEDGGTIYRQRAVFEPHGLAGHAYWKAIAPFHGVVFGGMVRNITGAAQGEAGGS
- a CDS encoding glycoside hydrolase family 6 protein: MRFRRKGVSAPLAVTAVLAMVTVPVVLGSSAQAAPGCKVDYTITNQWDTGFGATVTVTNLGDPISGGWTLGWDFPGDQQVQQGWNGTFTQQGKGVTVRDAGWNGSLGTGATASPGFNGSFSGTNGKPTVFTLKGTTCTGSTVPTTTTTPGPGGPKADNPYADADVYVNPEWSAKAAAEPGGGRIANQPTGVWLDRIAAIAGTGTNLGLRGHLDGALRQAAGKPVVVQLVIYNLPGRDCAALASNGELKADELPKYKTDYIDPIATILADPKYSALHVVTVIEIDSLPNLVTNVTPRPTATPQCDVMKANGNYVSGVGYALAKFGAIPNVYNYIDAGHHGWLGWDDNLAPSAALFAQAARASGGTTANVHGFIANTANYGALKEPYFTVNDSVGGTSVRTSKWVDWNRYVDELSYAQAFRQEAIRAGFPSDVGMLIDTSRNGWGGTARPTGPGPSTTVDAYVNGGRTDRRIHLGNWCNQSGAGLGERPKAAPETGIDAYVWIKPPGESDGASKEIPNTEGKGFDRMCDPTYTGNPRNQNNLSGALPDAPLSGHWFSAQFQELLKNAYPAL